From a single Pseudomonas serboccidentalis genomic region:
- a CDS encoding transcriptional regulator has protein sequence MTTYNWDLIERLLHEVQNSAGHSFAPRAYAEDYAAEKASAGEPIENLDHLKTLACEYEKLLLDRGYIEPRPDHEGSTGNNFILTPRGSSLLSLIDSSIPGNDHPRQVLDEQEDALDEATFDVVASKAQIA, from the coding sequence ATGACGACTTATAACTGGGATTTGATTGAACGCTTGCTGCACGAAGTGCAGAACAGCGCGGGCCACAGCTTCGCGCCTCGGGCTTATGCCGAGGACTATGCGGCGGAGAAAGCCAGCGCGGGCGAGCCGATCGAGAATCTGGATCACCTGAAAACGCTGGCCTGTGAGTACGAGAAGTTGCTGCTGGACCGCGGATACATCGAACCGCGTCCGGATCATGAGGGCAGTACCGGCAACAATTTTATTCTGACGCCACGCGGATCAAGCCTGTTGAGCCTGATCGACAGCAGCATTCCCGGCAATGATCATCCTCGCCAGGTGCTGGATGAGCAGGAAGATGCGCTGGATGAAGCAACGTTTGATGTGGTGGCGTCCAAGGCGCAGATTGCCTGA